Proteins from one Thermococcus sp. M36 genomic window:
- the moaC gene encoding cyclic pyranopterin monophosphate synthase MoaC, translating into MKELTHVDDRGVKMVEVGHKGVVFRKAVAKGRIRLRPETIELIKAGKTKKGNVIATAQIAGILAVKKTPELIPLCHPIPLTGVDITFEFGEDYIEATCEVRATYKTGVEMEALTGVSVALLTIWDMVKAVEKDEKGQYPFTRIEDIHVVRKEKGQALQ; encoded by the coding sequence ATGAAGGAACTAACCCACGTAGATGATAGGGGCGTTAAGATGGTCGAAGTGGGCCACAAAGGGGTGGTCTTCAGGAAGGCCGTCGCAAAGGGCAGAATACGGCTCAGGCCGGAAACTATAGAGCTCATAAAGGCCGGAAAGACGAAGAAGGGTAACGTCATAGCCACGGCCCAGATAGCCGGAATCCTCGCGGTGAAAAAAACACCAGAACTCATACCCCTCTGCCACCCAATACCGCTCACAGGCGTTGACATCACCTTCGAGTTTGGGGAGGACTACATAGAAGCCACCTGCGAGGTCCGCGCGACGTACAAGACGGGCGTCGAGATGGAGGCCCTGACAGGCGTGAGCGTCGCCCTGCTGACGATATGGGACATGGTGAAGGCCGTCGAAAAGGACGAAAAGGGCCAGTACCCGTTCACCAGGATAGAGGACATCCACGTCGTCAGGAAAGAAAAAGGTCAGGCCTTGCAGTAG